The following are from one region of the Nocardia terpenica genome:
- a CDS encoding glycerol-3-phosphate dehydrogenase/oxidase, whose product MTARLDAAYRAAALNSLGDTEIDVLVIGGGVVGAGSALDAAARGLSVTLVEARDFAAGTSSRSSKLIHGGLRYLEQLDFWLVREALKERKLLLRKLAPHLVHPISFLFPLQHRWERPYIGAGVALYDTMGGAGAVPMHRHLSRTRALELAPALRPDAMTGAIRLFDGQVDDARHTMTIARTAAQHGATVLTRTKVTGLLRAGQRVIGAYVTDLETGREYTVRARRVISATGVWTDEMNKLTGVEFPFHVRTSKGVHILVPRERLDLDTGLMMRTEKSVLFVIPWGRHWIIGTTDTDWSLDKDHPSASAADIRYILDHVNALLREPLTEADIVGTYAGLRPLLSGASSSDTTKLSREHAVAEPVPGLFVIAGGKYTTYRVMAADVVDAAVQGLGRAVAPSVTEHLPLLGAVGYHELLADAAAVAKDADLPVATVQRLLGRYGSAIHDLFELIARNPELRAALPGAADTLAAEVVYAVTHEGALHLDDILTRRTRMSIELADRGVAAAPEIARLIAPHLGWDEATTEREVTRYRDRVAAELAANEALDDETANAARLVASA is encoded by the coding sequence GTGACCGCACGTCTGGATGCCGCCTACCGGGCGGCTGCACTGAACTCGTTGGGTGACACCGAGATCGATGTTCTGGTCATCGGTGGCGGCGTGGTCGGCGCGGGATCCGCGCTCGACGCCGCCGCCCGCGGCCTGTCGGTAACCCTGGTCGAGGCACGGGATTTCGCGGCCGGCACCTCGAGCCGCTCCAGCAAGCTGATCCACGGCGGGCTGCGCTACCTCGAGCAGCTCGACTTCTGGCTGGTGCGCGAGGCGCTCAAGGAGCGAAAGCTGCTGCTGCGCAAGCTGGCCCCGCATCTGGTGCACCCCATCTCGTTCCTGTTCCCGCTGCAGCACCGCTGGGAGCGCCCCTACATCGGCGCCGGCGTCGCCCTCTACGACACCATGGGCGGCGCGGGCGCGGTGCCGATGCACCGGCACCTGTCCCGCACGCGCGCACTGGAATTGGCGCCCGCGCTGCGTCCGGACGCGATGACCGGCGCCATCCGCCTGTTCGACGGGCAGGTCGACGACGCCCGCCACACCATGACGATCGCCCGCACCGCCGCCCAGCACGGCGCCACCGTGCTGACCCGGACCAAGGTGACCGGGCTGCTGCGCGCGGGACAGCGCGTGATCGGCGCCTACGTCACCGATCTGGAGACCGGCCGCGAGTACACCGTGCGCGCCCGCCGGGTGATCAGCGCGACCGGCGTGTGGACCGACGAGATGAACAAGCTGACCGGCGTCGAATTCCCGTTCCACGTGCGGACTTCCAAGGGCGTGCACATCCTGGTGCCGCGCGAGCGGCTGGACCTGGACACCGGTCTGATGATGCGCACCGAGAAGAGTGTGCTGTTCGTGATCCCGTGGGGGCGGCACTGGATCATCGGCACCACCGACACCGACTGGTCGCTGGACAAGGATCACCCGTCGGCCAGCGCCGCCGATATCCGCTACATCCTCGATCACGTGAACGCGCTGCTGCGCGAGCCGCTCACCGAGGCCGACATCGTCGGCACCTACGCGGGCCTGCGGCCGCTGCTGTCGGGCGCGTCCTCGAGCGACACCACCAAGCTGTCGCGCGAACACGCCGTGGCCGAACCGGTTCCGGGCCTGTTCGTGATCGCGGGCGGTAAGTACACCACCTACCGCGTGATGGCGGCGGACGTGGTGGACGCCGCGGTGCAGGGGCTGGGCCGCGCGGTCGCCCCGTCGGTGACCGAGCACCTGCCGCTGCTGGGCGCGGTCGGCTACCACGAGCTGCTGGCCGATGCGGCCGCGGTGGCCAAGGACGCCGATCTGCCGGTCGCGACGGTGCAGCGCCTGCTGGGCCGCTACGGCTCGGCCATCCACGACCTGTTCGAGCTGATCGCGCGCAACCCGGAGCTGCGGGCCGCGCTGCCGGGCGCGGCGGACACCCTCGCCGCCGAGGTCGTCTACGCGGTCACCCACGAGGGCGCGCTGCACCTCGACGACATCCTGACCCGCCGCACCCGGATGTCCATCGAACTGGCCGACCGCGGCGTGGCGGCGGCCCCGGAGATCGCCCGCCTGATCGCGCCGCATCTGGGCTGGGACGAGGCCACCACCGAGCGCGAGGTCACCCGCTACCGCGACCGTGTGGCGGCCGAGCTGGCCGCCAACGAGGCGCTCGACGACGAGACCGCGAACGCGGCCCGGCTGGTCGCCTCGGCCTGA
- the glpK gene encoding glycerol kinase GlpK gives MTRYVGAIDQGTTSTRFMVFDHNGAEIARHQLEHEQILPRAGWVEHNPTEIWERTRSVVQTTLTKANLSAEDLVAVGVTNQRETTVVWNRHTGRPYCNAIVWQDTRTDRIAAELERAGHGEIIRRKAGLPPATYFSGGKLRWILDNVPGVAEDAARGDAIFGTTDTWLLWNLTGGADGGVHVTDPTNASRTMLMNLETCDWDDELLSLFGIPRAMLPTIAPSSNPGLFGTTRVDGPFGGEVPLAGVLGDQQAATVGQVCFRPGAAKNTYGTGNFLLLNTGTEIVRSQHGLLTTVAYKFGDDAPVYALEGSIAVTGSAVQWLRDQLGIISGAAQSESLARQASDNGGVYFVPAFSGLFAPYWRSDARGVIVGLSRYSTNAHLARATLESICYQTRDVVEAMQADSGVKLDVLRVDGGVTANELCMQLQADFLGVPVSRPVVSETTALGAAYAAGLAVGFWASTDELEANWAEDKRWEPALAERQRERGYARWKKAVARTLDWIDEDDD, from the coding sequence ATGACTCGCTACGTCGGAGCCATCGACCAGGGCACCACCAGCACGCGCTTCATGGTGTTCGACCACAACGGCGCCGAGATCGCCCGCCACCAGCTCGAGCACGAGCAGATCCTGCCGCGCGCGGGCTGGGTGGAGCACAACCCGACCGAGATCTGGGAGCGCACCCGCTCGGTCGTGCAGACCACCCTCACCAAGGCGAATCTGAGCGCCGAGGATCTGGTCGCGGTCGGCGTCACCAACCAGCGCGAGACCACCGTGGTGTGGAACCGCCACACCGGGCGGCCGTACTGCAACGCCATCGTCTGGCAGGACACCCGCACCGACCGCATCGCCGCGGAGCTGGAGCGCGCCGGGCACGGTGAGATCATCCGGCGCAAGGCCGGTCTGCCCCCGGCCACCTACTTCTCCGGCGGCAAGCTGCGCTGGATCCTGGACAACGTGCCCGGTGTCGCCGAGGACGCCGCGCGCGGCGATGCCATCTTCGGTACCACCGACACCTGGCTGCTGTGGAATCTGACCGGCGGGGCGGACGGCGGCGTGCACGTCACCGATCCGACCAACGCCAGCCGCACCATGCTGATGAACCTGGAGACCTGCGACTGGGACGACGAGCTGCTGTCGCTGTTCGGGATTCCGCGCGCGATGCTGCCCACCATCGCACCCTCGTCGAATCCGGGACTGTTCGGCACGACCCGCGTCGACGGACCGTTCGGCGGCGAGGTGCCGCTGGCCGGTGTGCTGGGCGATCAGCAGGCCGCGACGGTCGGCCAGGTGTGCTTCCGGCCCGGCGCGGCCAAGAACACCTACGGCACCGGAAACTTCCTGCTGCTCAACACCGGTACCGAGATCGTGCGCTCACAGCACGGCCTGCTGACCACCGTCGCCTACAAGTTCGGCGACGACGCGCCGGTGTACGCGCTGGAGGGTTCCATCGCGGTGACCGGGTCGGCCGTGCAGTGGCTGCGCGACCAGCTCGGCATCATTTCCGGTGCGGCACAGAGCGAGTCGCTGGCACGGCAGGCTTCCGACAACGGCGGGGTGTACTTCGTGCCCGCGTTCTCGGGATTGTTCGCGCCGTACTGGCGTTCGGATGCGCGCGGGGTGATCGTGGGCCTGTCGCGCTACAGCACCAACGCGCATCTGGCGCGGGCCACCCTCGAATCGATCTGCTACCAGACCCGCGACGTGGTCGAGGCCATGCAGGCCGATTCGGGCGTGAAGCTCGACGTGCTGCGCGTGGACGGCGGGGTGACCGCCAACGAGCTGTGTATGCAGCTGCAGGCCGATTTCCTCGGCGTTCCGGTGTCGCGGCCGGTGGTCTCGGAGACCACCGCGCTCGGCGCCGCCTACGCCGCGGGCCTGGCCGTCGGGTTCTGGGCGAGTACCGATGAACTCGAGGCGAACTGGGCCGAGGACAAGCGCTGGGAGCCGGCTCTGGCCGAGCGGCAGCGCGAGCGCGGCTACGCCCGCTGGAAGAAGGCGGTCGCGCGCACCCTCGACTGGATCGATGAAGACGACGACTGA
- a CDS encoding MIP/aquaporin family protein → MNFGSIFVSEAFGTGVLILLGVGVVANVLLAKTKGFDGGWLLINFGWGIGVMSGVYVAYKTGGHLNPAVTIGIWTSGAHEYAPGIPVTFGNTVAYIGGQMVGAILGAAIAFLAYRQHFAAESDAGKKLGVFSTGPEIRSYGWNFLTEVAATFVLVFVIVSFGHTPTGLGPVAAALLVLGIGASLGGPTGYAINPARDLGPRIAHALLPMGAGKNSDWSYSWVPVLGPLAGGALAGLVSQFVF, encoded by the coding sequence GTGAACTTCGGCTCGATCTTCGTGAGCGAGGCATTCGGCACGGGAGTGCTGATCCTGCTCGGCGTCGGCGTGGTCGCTAACGTGTTGCTGGCTAAGACCAAGGGTTTCGACGGCGGCTGGCTCCTGATCAATTTCGGATGGGGCATCGGCGTGATGTCCGGTGTGTATGTCGCCTACAAGACCGGCGGCCACCTCAATCCCGCGGTCACGATCGGCATCTGGACCAGCGGCGCGCACGAGTACGCGCCCGGCATCCCGGTCACATTCGGCAACACGGTGGCCTATATCGGCGGCCAGATGGTCGGCGCGATCCTCGGCGCGGCGATCGCCTTCCTCGCCTATCGGCAGCACTTCGCCGCGGAGAGCGATGCCGGAAAGAAGCTGGGGGTCTTCTCCACCGGCCCCGAGATCCGTTCCTACGGTTGGAATTTCCTGACCGAGGTGGCCGCGACGTTCGTGCTGGTGTTCGTGATCGTGAGCTTCGGCCACACCCCGACCGGGCTGGGCCCGGTCGCCGCGGCGCTGCTGGTGCTCGGCATCGGCGCCTCGCTGGGCGGGCCGACCGGCTATGCCATCAACCCCGCCCGCGACCTGGGTCCGCGCATCGCGCACGCGCTGCTGCCGATGGGCGCCGGTAAGAACTCCGACTGGTCCTATTCCTGGGTGCCCGTGCTCGGTCCGCTGGCCGGCGGCGCGCTGGCCGGTCTGGTCTCCCAGTTCGTCTTCTGA
- a CDS encoding IclR family transcriptional regulator — protein MPGPIQSIERAAAVLRLLARGPGRLGVAEIAGALGLPKPTVHGILRTLHGVGFVDQDPATGKYRLGTALLDLGAGYVDTNELRSRAINWADALAARTGESVRIAARVDEHVVVIHHVFRPDNSEQELAVGEQLPPHATALGKVLLAYDTDLAARVRAREPAPLTRRTITDRAVLGRVLAEVRQHGWAGDAGEFRPGEAGIAAPIRAHGGLVVGALGITGPLDRLCDTQLRPRPVLVGRVRDAARAVSRDLGAGQRLSTGHWTESDRG, from the coding sequence ATGCCGGGCCCGATCCAATCCATCGAACGCGCGGCGGCGGTGCTGCGGCTGCTCGCCCGCGGCCCGGGTCGCCTCGGCGTCGCCGAGATCGCCGGTGCGCTCGGCCTGCCCAAACCCACCGTGCACGGCATCCTGCGGACGCTGCACGGGGTCGGCTTCGTGGACCAGGACCCGGCCACCGGCAAGTACCGGCTCGGCACCGCGCTGCTGGACCTGGGCGCGGGCTACGTCGACACCAACGAGCTGCGGTCGCGGGCGATCAACTGGGCCGACGCGCTCGCCGCGCGAACCGGGGAATCGGTGCGGATCGCGGCCCGGGTGGACGAGCATGTGGTGGTGATCCACCACGTGTTCCGGCCCGACAACAGCGAACAGGAACTCGCGGTGGGCGAGCAGCTGCCGCCGCACGCGACGGCGCTGGGCAAGGTGCTGCTCGCCTACGACACCGATCTGGCGGCCCGGGTGCGCGCCCGCGAACCGGCCCCGCTGACCCGCCGCACCATCACCGACCGGGCCGTGCTCGGCCGGGTCCTGGCCGAGGTGCGCCAGCACGGATGGGCCGGGGACGCGGGCGAATTCCGGCCCGGCGAGGCCGGGATCGCGGCGCCGATCCGCGCGCACGGCGGCCTGGTCGTCGGCGCCCTCGGCATCACCGGCCCGCTCGACCGGCTCTGCGACACCCAGCTGCGGCCGCGGCCCGTGCTGGTCGGCCGGGTGCGCGACGCCGCCCGCGCGGTATCGCGGGATCTCGGTGCCGGGCAGCGGCTTTCGACCGGCCACTGGACAGAAAGCGATCGGGGATGA
- the glpK gene encoding glycerol kinase GlpK — translation MTQRYVLAIDQGTTSTRCILFDQRARLAGVAQREHHQYYPRPGWVEQDAAEIWRNLERILPRALNESGITADEVAALGIANQRETTVVWDRRTGVPIGRAIVWQDTRTEDLVREFESAPGADRIRQLCGLPLATYFAAPRLRWLLDANPGLRERAERGEVLFGTMETWLIWNLTGGVDGGLHVTDVTNASRTLLMNLATLSWDGELLRFFGIPAAMLPRIQPSTASYGATTRVVPGMRIAAALGDQHAALFGQTCFARGETKCTYGTGGFLMMNTGSELVQSEHGLLTTIGYQIDREPVYALEGPIAVTGSLVQWIRDNIGLVASAPEIETLARTVEDNGGCYIVPAFSGLYAPHWRSDARGVVVGLTSYITKGHLARAVLEATAWQTRDVVDAMNADSGLQARSLRVDGGMTSDNLLMQIVSDVLDIPVLRPFVSETVSLGAAYAAGLAVGYWPDLEGLRRNWRVAAQWLPRMDPGYRADEYENWSRAVQLSFGWLRARRGSGAQTRA, via the coding sequence ATGACGCAACGCTACGTGTTGGCCATCGATCAGGGCACCACGTCGACGCGGTGCATCCTGTTCGATCAGCGGGCCCGCCTGGCCGGTGTGGCCCAGCGCGAACACCACCAGTACTACCCGCGGCCCGGCTGGGTCGAACAGGACGCCGCCGAGATCTGGCGCAATCTGGAACGGATCCTGCCGCGGGCGCTCAACGAATCGGGGATCACCGCGGACGAGGTCGCGGCCCTGGGCATCGCGAATCAGCGCGAGACCACCGTGGTGTGGGACCGGCGCACCGGCGTGCCGATCGGGCGGGCGATCGTCTGGCAGGACACCCGCACCGAGGATCTGGTGCGCGAGTTCGAGTCCGCCCCGGGCGCGGACCGCATCCGGCAGCTGTGCGGCCTGCCGCTGGCCACCTACTTCGCCGCCCCGCGGCTGCGCTGGCTGCTCGACGCCAACCCCGGGCTGCGCGAGCGCGCCGAACGCGGCGAGGTGCTGTTCGGCACCATGGAGACCTGGCTGATCTGGAACCTCACCGGCGGCGTCGACGGCGGCCTGCACGTCACCGACGTCACCAATGCCAGCCGCACGCTGCTGATGAACCTGGCGACGCTGTCCTGGGACGGGGAACTGTTGCGGTTCTTCGGAATTCCCGCGGCCATGCTGCCCCGCATCCAGCCCTCCACCGCCTCCTACGGCGCCACCACCCGGGTGGTGCCGGGGATGCGGATCGCCGCCGCCCTCGGCGATCAGCACGCCGCGCTGTTCGGCCAGACCTGTTTCGCGCGCGGGGAAACCAAGTGCACCTACGGCACCGGCGGCTTCCTCATGATGAACACCGGGAGTGAGCTGGTGCAGTCCGAGCACGGCCTGCTGACCACCATCGGCTATCAGATCGACCGGGAGCCGGTCTACGCGCTGGAGGGGCCGATCGCGGTCACCGGCTCGCTGGTGCAGTGGATCCGGGACAACATCGGCCTGGTGGCCAGCGCCCCCGAGATCGAAACCCTCGCGCGCACAGTGGAAGACAACGGCGGCTGCTATATCGTTCCGGCCTTCTCCGGCTTGTACGCGCCGCACTGGCGCAGCGACGCGCGTGGCGTGGTGGTCGGGCTGACCTCCTACATCACCAAGGGGCATCTGGCCCGCGCCGTGCTCGAGGCCACCGCGTGGCAGACCCGCGACGTGGTCGACGCGATGAACGCGGACTCCGGCCTGCAGGCCCGCTCGCTGCGCGTCGACGGCGGGATGACCTCGGACAACCTGCTGATGCAGATCGTGTCCGACGTGCTCGACATCCCGGTGCTGCGGCCGTTCGTCTCCGAGACCGTCTCCCTCGGCGCCGCCTACGCGGCCGGGCTGGCGGTCGGTTACTGGCCGGATCTGGAAGGGCTGCGCCGCAATTGGCGCGTGGCGGCGCAGTGGTTACCGCGGATGGATCCGGGGTATCGCGCCGACGAGTACGAGAACTGGTCGCGGGCGGTGCAATTGAGCTTCGGCTGGCTCCGGGCGCGCCGGGGGTCCGGCGCTCAGACGCGGGCGTAG
- a CDS encoding dihydrofolate reductase, with protein MNSSTTETRKRTIGLVWSQTSDRVIAAHGRIPWRVPEDLAHFDTVTGGHTVVMGRGTWDALDEQARALPGRRTVVVTHDPEWFAPGAERAGSVAEALSITDPDEVWVIGGAEIFREAMEFATVIATTEIGPPTDGDVYAPEISGDFVMAFTTGVKQSDNGENTYLFRSYARV; from the coding sequence GTGAACTCGTCCACGACCGAAACGAGGAAGCGGACGATCGGGTTGGTCTGGTCGCAGACATCCGATCGTGTGATCGCCGCGCACGGCCGGATCCCCTGGCGAGTACCGGAGGACCTGGCGCATTTCGATACCGTCACCGGCGGCCACACCGTGGTGATGGGCCGCGGCACCTGGGACGCGCTCGACGAGCAGGCGCGGGCGCTGCCCGGCCGCCGCACCGTCGTCGTCACCCACGATCCGGAGTGGTTCGCGCCGGGCGCCGAGCGCGCGGGCTCGGTCGCCGAGGCCCTGTCGATCACCGACCCCGACGAGGTGTGGGTCATCGGCGGCGCCGAGATCTTCCGCGAGGCAATGGAATTCGCGACGGTGATCGCGACGACCGAGATCGGCCCGCCCACCGACGGCGACGTCTACGCGCCCGAGATCTCCGGCGATTTCGTGATGGCCTTCACCACCGGCGTCAAACAGTCCGACAACGGCGAGAACACCTACCTGTTCCGCAGCTACGCCCGCGTCTGA